In Carya illinoinensis cultivar Pawnee chromosome 6, C.illinoinensisPawnee_v1, whole genome shotgun sequence, a single genomic region encodes these proteins:
- the LOC122313562 gene encoding uncharacterized protein LOC122313562 isoform X2, with protein MEDVWKKAKSFAEEAAKRSQTLTNSVTISDLVSETAKKSKELAAEASKKAIQIKTAALKQADEIQIKSLSLPDIIPSQLSSLSVSASLVSAVYSQSELRKFGVTDDVREFVKGFTSTTFQNFPIQAEAEASDVATTASNVRKDLTEWQEKHATMVLTTVKEISRLRYELCPRVMKERRFWRIYFTLVSSHVAPFEKQYMEEAKLKAAEDIKDDKMNKNSVENVKAEGVEKSSKGKATDSSSAEQDLDTFLLGDLDDSDGGPDEGEASLDDDFDKIDNSDIEDEKHVKKNADVKVLNTANSEGNME; from the exons ATGGAAGACGTATGGAAGAAGGCAAAGAGCTTCGCAGAAGAAGCAGCGAAGAGATCCCAGACTCTCACGAACTCCGTCACCATATCCGACCTTGTCTCCGAGACCGCCAAGAAATCCAAGGAGCTAGCCGCCGAGGCCTCCAAGAAGGCCATTCAGATTAAGACCGCGGCGCTCAAGCAGGCCGATGAGATTCAGATCAAATCCCTCTCCCTCCCCGACATTATCCCCTCTCAGCTATCCTCACTCTCCGTCTCCGCTTCCTTGGTTTCCGCCGTGTACTCTCAGTCGGAGCTCCGGAAGTTCGGGGTCACCGACGATGTGCGCGAGTTCGTCAAGGGATTCACTTCTACCACATTCCAGAATTTTCCAATCCAAG CGGAAGCAGAGGCGTCTGATGTGGCTACGACGGCGTCGAACGTGAGGAAAGATCTGACGGAGTGGCAGGAGAAGCATGCCACTATGGTTCTCACTACCGTTAAG gAAATTTCAAGATTAAGGTATGAATTATGCCCGCGAGTTATGAAAGAGAGAAGATTCTGGAGAATATATTTCACACTTGTGAGCAGCCATGTGGCTCC GTTTGAGAAGCAATACATGGAGGAGGCTAAGCTCAAAGCAGCAGAGGACATAAAAgatgataaaatgaataaaaattctgTAGAAAATGTGAAAGCTGAAGGGGTGGAGAAGAGCTCAAAGGGTAAAGCTACCGATTCATCATCAGCTGAGCAGGACTTGGACACGTTTCTCTTGGGAGATCTTGATGACAGTGATGGGGGTCCAG ACGAGGGTGAGGCGAGCTTGGATGATGATTTTGACAAGATTGACAATTCA GACATTGAAGATGAGAAGCACGTGAAGAAAAATGCAGATGTAAAAGTTTTGAACACTGCCAATTCCGAGGGCAATATGGAGTAA
- the LOC122313562 gene encoding uncharacterized protein LOC122313562 isoform X1, with product MEDVWKKAKSFAEEAAKRSQTLTNSVTISDLVSETAKKSKELAAEASKKAIQIKTAALKQADEIQIKSLSLPDIIPSQLSSLSVSASLVSAVYSQSELRKFGVTDDVREFVKGFTSTTFQNFPIQAEAEASDVATTASNVRKDLTEWQEKHATMVLTTVKEISRLRYELCPRVMKERRFWRIYFTLVSSHVAPFEKQYMEEAKLKAAEDIKDDKMNKNSVENVKAEGVEKSSKGKATDSSSAEQDLDTFLLGDLDDSDGGPDEGEASLDDDFDKIDNSVSFTYHDIEDEKHVKKNADVKVLNTANSEGNME from the exons ATGGAAGACGTATGGAAGAAGGCAAAGAGCTTCGCAGAAGAAGCAGCGAAGAGATCCCAGACTCTCACGAACTCCGTCACCATATCCGACCTTGTCTCCGAGACCGCCAAGAAATCCAAGGAGCTAGCCGCCGAGGCCTCCAAGAAGGCCATTCAGATTAAGACCGCGGCGCTCAAGCAGGCCGATGAGATTCAGATCAAATCCCTCTCCCTCCCCGACATTATCCCCTCTCAGCTATCCTCACTCTCCGTCTCCGCTTCCTTGGTTTCCGCCGTGTACTCTCAGTCGGAGCTCCGGAAGTTCGGGGTCACCGACGATGTGCGCGAGTTCGTCAAGGGATTCACTTCTACCACATTCCAGAATTTTCCAATCCAAG CGGAAGCAGAGGCGTCTGATGTGGCTACGACGGCGTCGAACGTGAGGAAAGATCTGACGGAGTGGCAGGAGAAGCATGCCACTATGGTTCTCACTACCGTTAAG gAAATTTCAAGATTAAGGTATGAATTATGCCCGCGAGTTATGAAAGAGAGAAGATTCTGGAGAATATATTTCACACTTGTGAGCAGCCATGTGGCTCC GTTTGAGAAGCAATACATGGAGGAGGCTAAGCTCAAAGCAGCAGAGGACATAAAAgatgataaaatgaataaaaattctgTAGAAAATGTGAAAGCTGAAGGGGTGGAGAAGAGCTCAAAGGGTAAAGCTACCGATTCATCATCAGCTGAGCAGGACTTGGACACGTTTCTCTTGGGAGATCTTGATGACAGTGATGGGGGTCCAG ACGAGGGTGAGGCGAGCTTGGATGATGATTTTGACAAGATTGACAATTCAGTAAGTTTTACTTATCAC GACATTGAAGATGAGAAGCACGTGAAGAAAAATGCAGATGTAAAAGTTTTGAACACTGCCAATTCCGAGGGCAATATGGAGTAA
- the LOC122313465 gene encoding phosphatidylinositol 4-kinase gamma 5-like — MSRELDSPVQTQMAVAILKSPLSGEYHGSWRMEGNQPARRRRVFVQTETGCVLGMELDRGDNVHTVKRRLQLALNFPTEESSLTFGDTVLKNDLSAVRNDSPLLLTRNLMHRSSSTPCLSPTGRDMQQRDRSGPIEILGQLTHFAKMKQLVKEIVKAIKIGVEPVVVHGGLGGAYYFRNSRGENVAIVKPTDEEPFAPNNPKGFVGKALGQPGLKRSVRVGETGFREVAAYLLDHDHFANVPPTALVKITHSIFNVNDGVNGYKPHKRKLVSKIASFQQFISHDFDASDHGTSSFPLAAVHRIGILDIRIFNTDRHAGNLLVRKLDGVGRFGQVDLIPIDHGLCLPETLEDPYFEWIHWPQASISFSEDELEYIENLDPVQDCEMLRRELPMIRDGCLRVLVLCTIFLKEAASFGLCLAEIGEMMSREFRSGEEEPSELEVVCIEARRMLAEEVLSPRDDSIDENFQFDMDCEELELDVTPNMVVEDGMARASFQSGMGGSSFRCPLSKLEESIEEEDEKSQGEEEQEGIATLPGPERIPAISKLSMSLKNTVLWEKNRKHPKYTGTKLENYSANTSSVHRSANEQLPVSMSFVKLADMREDEWTMFLEKFQELLYPALAKRKSVTLGQKQRQRLGTSCQF, encoded by the coding sequence ATGTCTCGTGAATTGGACAGCCCTGTTCAGACTCAGATGGCAGTGGCAATCCTTAAGAGCCCACTAAGCGGGGAATATCATGGAAGCTGGAGAATGGAAGGGAACCAGCCTGCAAGGAGGAGACGGGTATTTGTGCAAACTGAAACTGGATGTGTTTTGGGGATGGAATTAGATCGAGGTGATAATGTCCATACCGTGAAGAGGAGGCTGCAGCTTGCTCTAAATTTCCCTACCGAGGAAAGCTCACTCACTTTTGGGGATACGGTGTTGAAGAATGATCTTAGTGCTGTTCGAAACGATTCCCCTCTTCTTCTTACACGGAACCTTATGCATAGGAGCTCCTCAACCCCGTGTCTGTCACCCACTGGGAGGGATATGCAGCAGAGAGATCGGAGTGGTCCTATTGAGATATTAGGGCAGTTGACTCACTTTGCTAAAATGAAACAGTTGGTCAAGGAAATTGTGAAGGCGATTAAGATTGGGGTTGAGCCGGTTGTTGTTCATGGTGGACTTGGTGGTGCGTATTATTTTAGGAATAGCAGGGGTGAGAATGTTGCGATTGTGAAGCCTACAGATGAAGAACCCTTTGCACCAAACAACCCAAAAGGCTTTGTTGGCAAAGCTCTTGGGCAACCGGGTTTGAAACGTTCAGTGAGGGTTGGGGAGACTGGCTTCAGAGAAGTTGCAGCTTACCTTCTTGACCATGATCACTTTGCAAATGTGCCTCCCACTGCTCTTGTGAAGATCACTCACTCAATCTTCAATGTAAATGATGGGGTGAACGGTTATAAGCCTCACAAAAGAAAGCTGGTCAGCAAGATTGCATCTTTCCAACAGTTCATCTCGCATGATTTTGATGCCAGTGATCATGGGACCTCCAGTTTTCCACTTGCAGCTGTGCATCGAATAGGGATTTTAGACATTAGGATTTTTAACACAGACAGGCATGCAGGAAACCTTTTAGTCAGAAAACTTGATGGTGTTGGGAGGTTTGGTCAGGTGGATCTTATTCCTATTGATCATGGCCTTTGCTTGCCAGAAACATTGGAGGACCCATACTTCGAGTGGATTCATTGGCCTCAAGCATCAATTTCATTCTCAGAGGATGAGCTCGAGTATATAGAAAATCTTGACCCAGTTCAGGACTGTGAGATGCTGCGGAGGGAGCTTCCCATGATTCGAGATGGTTGTCTGAGGGTCTTGGTTCTCTGCACCATTTTCCTCAAGGAGGCTGCTTCTTTCGGTCTCTGCCTTGCTGAAATTGGCGAGATGATGAGTAGGGAATTCCGTAGCGGTGAGGAGGAACCAAGTGAACTTGAGGTTGTTTGCATAGAGGCAAGGAGGATGCTAGCGGAGGAGGTGTTATCCCCCAGAGATGATTCTATAGATGAGAACTTCCAATTTGATATGGACTGTGAGGAACTAGAGTTGGACGTGACCCCAAATATGGTAGTAGAAGATGGTATGGCCAGAGCATCATTCCAATCTGGAATGGGTGGCAGTTCTTTTCGCTGTCCACTTTCTAAACTGGAGGAAAGCatcgaggaggaggatgagAAAAGTCAAGGAGAAGAAGAGCAAGAGGGAATTGCAACTCTGCCAGGTCCTGAAAGGATCCCAGCCATTTCAAAGCTTTCCATGTCGTTGAAGAATACTGTTTTATGGGAGAAGAATCGAAAACACCCGAAATATACTGGAACAAAACTTGAGAATTATTCAGCAAATACGTCCTCAGTGCATAGGAGTGCAAATGAGCAGCTTCCGGTAAGCATGAGCTTCGTGAAGCTGGCAGACATGAGGGAGGATGAATGGACTATGTTTCTGGAGAAGTTTCAAGAGTTGCTGTACCCAGCACTTGCCAAACGGAAGTCTGTGACCCTGGGTCAGAAGCAGAGACAGAGACTTGGTACTTCGTGCcagttttga
- the LOC122313561 gene encoding transcription factor BIM2-like gives MRTGKGNQEDDEYEEEEFSTKKYGTSSTANNNNASSKDPKNKDKASATRSKHSVTEQRRRSKINERFQMLRDLIPHSDQKRDTASFLLEVIEYVQYLQEKVQKNEGSYQGWSSEPTKLMPWRNSHWRAQNFVGHPQAIENSSGMGLTFPGKFDENNVSITPTMLTSTQRPVESDPSRDIACKPIDLQPELTNKGSTLPMPLQTNVLASVRSDDAQAHPLQGPYSDAQSTECPTTSETLNQQEELIVEGGTINISSVYSDGLLNALAQALQSAGVNLSQASVSVQIDLGKRRNRGMTSGTSTPKDHEITPSSHQAMAHLNDTGRREDSDQDQKRLKT, from the exons ATGAGAACAGGGAAGGGTAATCAGGAGGACGACGAGTACGAGGAAGAAGAATTCAGCACCAAGAAATACGGCACTTCTTCCACTGCTAACAACAACAACGCCAGCAGCAAAG ATCCTAAGAACAAAGATAAGGCAAGTGCGACACGGTCAAAACACTCAGTCACAGAGCAGCGAAGGAGGAGCAAAATTAACGAGAG aTTCCAGATGTTGAGAGATCTCATACCCCATAGTGATCAAAAGAGAGATACAGCATCATTCCTACTGGAG GTGATTGAGTATGTTCAATATTTACAAGAAAAGGTACAAAAAAATGAGGGTTCTTACCAGGGATGGAGTTCCGAGCCTACAAAGTTGATGCCATGG AGAAATAGTCACTGGCGTGCTCAGAATTTCGTTGGCCACCCTCAAGCCATAGAAAATAGTTCTGGTATGGGGTTGACGTTTCCTGGGAAGTTTGACGAGAATAATGTCTCTATAACCCCAACCATGCTTACAAGCACACAGAGACCTGTAGAATCTGATCCTAGCAGGGATATAGCCTGCAAACCGATTGATCTGCAACCTGAGTTAACAAACAAAGGATCAACTTTGCCCATGCCTCTGCAAACCAACGTTCTTGCTTCTGTCAGAAGTGATGATGCGCAAGCCCATCCTCTTCAGGGACCATATTCTGATGCACAATCAACTGAGTGTCCAACGACCAGTGAAACACTGAACCAACAGGAGGAGCTGATAGTTGAAGGGGGAACAATTAACATCTCAAGCGTTTACTCTGATGG GCTTTTGAATGCTTTGGCACAAGCATTGCAGAGTGCAGGGGTGAATCTGTCCCAGGCCAGCGTCTCAGTGCAGATTGATCTTGGGAAGAGACGAAACAGAGGGATGACTTCAGGAACATCCACCCCAAAG GATCACGAGATTACCCCCTCTAGCCATCAAGCAATGGCACATCTAAATGATACAGGCCGCAGAGAGGACTCAGATCAAGATCAAAAGCggctaaaaacataa